The following are encoded together in the ANME-2 cluster archaeon genome:
- a CDS encoding Hsp70 family protein encodes MDKYVYGIDLGTTYSCIAYVDKTGRATVINNSEGTNTTPSVVNFASPKQVVVGQVAKDTSVIDPNNTVSMVKTLMGKSDFAINYNGENKSPEEVSNYLLKKLTADAAKQIDEEVKDVVITCPAYFGSPERTATKNAGIIAGLNVLGILSEPTAAAIYYGFTKEQEEKNILVYDLGGGTFDVTIMRISSDKIEVICSVGDHDLGGKDWDAAIIRYLADEFKSETGYDGDFDEYAQQELAMKAEKAKQQLTAKETVTVIVEAAGEKSRINFSRETFDEITSPLLNSTIDKTDAAIAESEGRGYKVDEILLVGGSTRMPQVTKVLVEKYGIEPKILEPDEAVAKGAAIHAVNFYSKPISATTKSFGIEAIVNSERKCRNIIFKNNPITDGAITVSQTFRTMGENMETMEINVYENDFMEEYFDIDENYKIGTAILELPGNLPDGAPIEVTFSLNNEGILEVTGKDITSNKTIKGTIQSKYIMTGESV; translated from the coding sequence ATGGATAAATATGTATACGGTATTGACCTTGGTACAACGTATTCGTGTATCGCATATGTAGATAAAACTGGAAGGGCAACTGTTATTAACAATTCAGAGGGAACAAATACTACCCCTTCTGTGGTTAATTTTGCAAGTCCGAAGCAAGTTGTTGTAGGACAAGTGGCAAAGGATACTTCTGTTATTGATCCTAATAATACTGTCTCAATGGTAAAAACTTTAATGGGGAAAAGTGACTTTGCCATAAATTACAATGGCGAAAATAAATCCCCTGAAGAAGTTTCAAACTACCTATTGAAGAAACTCACAGCAGATGCAGCAAAGCAAATTGATGAAGAAGTAAAGGATGTAGTTATTACGTGTCCTGCTTATTTTGGTTCTCCTGAAAGAACTGCAACAAAGAATGCAGGAATAATTGCTGGTCTTAATGTATTAGGAATTCTCAGTGAACCAACTGCTGCAGCAATTTATTATGGATTTACTAAAGAACAAGAAGAGAAAAACATTCTTGTGTATGATCTAGGTGGAGGAACTTTTGATGTTACTATTATGAGAATAAGTTCAGACAAAATTGAGGTCATATGTTCCGTTGGTGACCACGATTTAGGTGGTAAAGATTGGGATGCTGCCATTATACGATACCTTGCAGATGAATTTAAATCTGAAACAGGATATGACGGTGATTTTGATGAGTATGCACAGCAGGAGCTGGCTATGAAAGCTGAAAAAGCAAAACAGCAGCTTACTGCGAAAGAAACAGTTACTGTTATAGTTGAGGCAGCCGGAGAAAAGTCAAGAATCAACTTTTCAAGGGAAACATTTGATGAGATTACTTCTCCACTATTAAATTCCACTATTGATAAAACCGATGCTGCAATTGCTGAGTCAGAAGGACGTGGTTATAAAGTAGATGAAATTCTTTTGGTTGGAGGTTCTACGAGAATGCCACAAGTAACTAAGGTTCTTGTAGAAAAATATGGCATAGAGCCTAAAATTCTTGAGCCGGACGAAGCTGTTGCTAAAGGCGCTGCTATTCATGCGGTTAATTTTTATTCAAAGCCTATTTCAGCAACAACAAAGAGTTTTGGAATTGAAGCGATCGTTAATAGTGAAAGGAAATGTCGCAATATAATTTTTAAAAATAATCCTATCACTGATGGTGCCATAACCGTGTCCCAGACATTTAGAACAATGGGAGAAAACATGGAAACAATGGAAATCAATGTCTATGAAAATGATTTCATGGAGGAATATTTTGATATTGATGAAAATTATAAAATTGGCACAGCAATCTTAGAATTGCCGGGCAATCTTCCTGACGGCGCACCAATTGAGGTAACATTCAGCCTTAACAACGAAGGTATTTTGGAGGTTACTGGTAAAGACATAACAAGCAACAAAACGATTAAAGGAACTATACAGTCAAAATATATCATGACTGGTGAATCAGTTTGA